The genomic region GTGGCGGTTTTCGGCCTGGTGATTTTCGGCATTTGGCACCAGCTATACAGTAGCCAGCAACAGGCACTGCTGACTCAATCCGGCCTACTGCTCAACCGACAGATCACCCAATTTGAACTGGCCTTTGAAGAGATCCACTCAGACCTCCGTTACCTCGCCAACATTTCACATATACGAAATCTCCTCCGAGAGGAGAATCAGGCCCATGAGATCCGTTCCGCCTCCCGGGAATTGCTGGGTTTCAGCACAAAGAAAAAGCGTTATGACCAAATCCGTTTCATCGACAACCAAGGCATGGAGAGGATTCGTATCAACTACAACAACGGCGTCCCGGAAACCGCACCGCAGGAGTCACTGCAGTCCAAGGTACACCGTTACTATTTCACTGAAGCCATCGGCATCGCACCGGATCATATCTACACTTCACGCTTTGACCTCAATATGGAGCATGGCGAGGTGGAGGTTCCGCTCAAACCCATGATTCGCTTTGCAACCCCGGTGACTGACTCAACCGGTAAGAGGATCGGCGTACTTGTGCTGAATTATCTTGGCCGGCAACTGCTGTCGGATCTTCAGGAAAACGTCAGTGGCTTCGAGGGGCATGCACTTCTCCTCAATAAACAGGGTGGTTACATCATCAGCCACATCAGGGAGTTGGCCTGGAATTTCATGTTTCCCAACCAACCTCAGGTGGACTTTCAGGCGGCATTTCCGGACGCCTGGTCCCATATCCAGGCAGAGGGCAATGGCCAATACATCAGCCCAAAGGGACTGTTCAGCTTTGCCCGTCATTCAAGTCACAGGCAGCTCCCGCCGTCCGATACTCCCGGTGACCGAAGTGACCATCTATTCATCCTGGTGCACTACATCGCTGAAAACCAGCTTCGGCGGAGAACCACCCGCGAACTACAGGAACTTCTTCCTGCACTAGCACTGTTTGCCCTGGTGCTTGCCATCGCCATCGGTTTTCTGCTCTGGAACCGGTCGAAACAGAAACAGTCGGAACAGCAGATCCTGCACTTGCACCAGGCAATCAGTGATGAACGCGATCTCTTCATGGGAGGCCCTACTACGATCATCCGGTGGCGATATGCTTTTGGCTGGCCGGTGGACTATATCTCCACCAATGTAGAATCCCTGCTGGGCTACCCGGCAGCACGTTTTTTCAGCGGGGAACTGACACTCTCGAGCATCATCGCACCCGACTTTCTCCAGCAGGTTGCGGATGAGACCGAGCAGACCCGAAGCCTGAGCTCTTCCTGGTTCGAGCGAACTCCCTATCAGGTGGTGACCGCTTCAGGAGAACGTCTGTGGATCCAAGACACGACGACCGTCATTCGCGACCAACAGGGCAGAATCACCCATTTTTTCGCCTACATCAACGACATCACACCGTTGAAAAACGCGGAAGAGCAGTTGACCCGCTCCCGTGACTACATCCAGAAGGTACTGGATACCATTGCCGACCCCACCCTGGTGATCGACATCAACGACTACAGCCTGCAACTCTCCAATCAGTCCGCTCGCAACACCTATTGTGGCGGAAACAAGATACCTGCAGGCAGCACCTGTTTCCGGCTCTCCCACAAGCGCGACACGCCCTGCAGAGGCAAGCATGATCCCTGCCCCATCGAAGCCATAAGAAAGACCGGAGAGGCAGCCAGCGTTATCCACAAGCACTTCAGCAACGACGGCGAGGTGATCTACGCAGAGGTGAGCGCCACGCCGGTATTTGACGAGACCGGCCAGGTTGCACAGATCATCGAGTCCCACCGGGATATCACCCATCATGTGGAGATACAGAACCAGTTGAAGCAACTGGCGGCTACGGACCGGCTGACCAATATCTACAATCGAATGAAGTTTGATGATGAGCTGGAAAGCCAGATCAGGTGGGCGCGGGAAACCGGCAATCCACTCAGCCTGATCATGTTCGACATAGACCATTTCAAAAGCGTCAACGACACCTTCGGGCACGATGTCGGCGACGAAGTGCTGAAGCAGATGGTATCGATCGTGCAACAGCGCATTCGCAAGAGCGATATCCTGGCCCGCTGGGGAGGCGAGGAGTTTATGATCATCACACCCCTGGCTGATGCCGAAGTCTCCCGCAACATCGCCGAGCATCTCCGGGCATGGATATCTGACCACAGCTTTACTACGGCAGGCAGGATCACCGCCAGTTTTGGCGCCTCTTCACTAAAGGCAAAAGATACCGCTGAGACCTTGACCAAGCGGGTCGATGCCGCGCTTTACGCATCGAAACAGAACGGCCGCAATCAGACTACACTTATCAACTGAGCCCCCGTGGGGGCATTAGATAGTGCCTGTTCAAAACAAGCATTTGGAACGCAAAGAACACTGAGAACCGCAAAGGATGCAAGTTTACTTAATTGAATTATAAAATTTTCTTTGCGTATTCTGCGTTCCTTTTGTTCTGTTTCAGGACAGAAACCGGATAGCCGCGTAATAACTAGGCTTTTTGCCTCACGGCAGGATGCGACTCCGATGATTTGTTATCATCCGCGCAACCACATCGGGTTGAAGCCCGATTCTCGTCTCTATCTATCGAATGGAACCCATAATGAATAAAACGATCAAATTTCTCGGCACCCTAACAGCGGCGGCACTACTCACCGGCTGCGGCGCCAGCGAGTACAGCCCCTCCATCACCACCACCCCGGCAGAGATGTTCGCCGACGGCTGTCAATCCTGTCACGGGGAAAAAGGCACCGGCAAGTTCGGCCTGCTGTTGCGGCTCGCCGGATCAGATGAGTCAATCGAGCATATCGCGGCGAAGATCGAAAAGGGCGGCATGGTGATGTCCAGTTTTCCCGGCATCAATACGGCACAACGCCTCGCTTTGGCAACCTATATAAAAACCCTGTAGGCCAGATCAAGCGTAGCGGATCGGGCATTTTCGAATTGTCATGACCCATGGGTTGCCGGTTCCGCTACGTTTGAACCAGCCTACCCTGACAGCCTGGAATCACCCGCCCCAGCGTGGCAAAAGCGCATTTTCCACGCCCAGATGATCCAACACTCTGGCAACCATGAAGTCGACAATATCATCGACCGATTCCGGATTGTTGTAGAAACCGGGGTTGGCCGGCAGTATCACCGCCCCCATTCGCGCCAGTTTCAACATATTCTCCAGATGGATCTCCGAGAAGGGGGTCTCCCTGACCACCAGAATCAGCTTGCGCCGTTCCTTCAGCATCACATCGGCGGATCGCTCGATCAGGTCATTACTGGCGCCACAGGCGATGGCGGAGAGAGAACCCGTGGTGCAGGGACAGACAACCATCGCTGCCGGCGGGTTGGAACCACTGGCCACAGGCGCCATCCACTGCTGCCGTCCAAAAACCTGCAATTGACCTTCTGCCGCATTGAAGCGTTGTGCCAGTATTTTTTGTGCTTCGGTGGGCTGGGCGGGCAACTCCAGGTCCGATTCCATCTTGAGCACAATCTGCCCGGCCTGTGAAACCATCAGATAGACGTTCCGCCCCGCACCAATGAGACACTCCAGCAGACGTAGCGCATAGGCACTGCCTGAGGCACCGGTAATGGCAAGCGAAATGGGGCCGTCTTTTGGTTCCATATTTACCCTCTATCTTTCCCAAGCACATCCAGCAAACGCTGATGGATGCCCTCAAAACCGCCGTTGCTCATCACCAGGAGGTGATCACCCGGCTCCACCATTTCTGCAATACTATCGATAATGGCCTGCACCTCATTGAATACCGCAACCGTCCCGCCCAAAGGGCGCAGCACTGCTGTCGCATCCCAGGTAAGATCATCCGGCGCACAGAGTAAAACCCGGTCCGCAGCCTTCAGCGCCCCAGCCAGCCGGTCGGCGTGCACACCCCGTTTCATGGTGTTCGATCTGGGCTCCAGTACCGCAATAATCCGGGCATCCCCCACCTGATCCCTTAAACCCTGGAGGGTAGTCTCAATGGCGGTAGGATGGTGGGCAAAGTCATCATAAACCCTGACTCCCCCGATCTCTCCCCGCAGCTCCATGCGCCGTTTCACATTGCGAAAATCACTCAACGCCTCGATTGCCGTCTTCGGCGGCACTCCGGCATGACGCGCCGCCGCCAGCGCAGCCAGTGCATTGGAGACATTGTGACGACCGATGAGGTCCCAGTTCACCCGTCCCACCCGCTCACCATTGCACACCACGTCGAAGCGACTGCCGTCCCGACTGTTGTTTTCAGCATGCCAGTAGGCTTCGAGTTCGGGATCAAAATACTCCACCGGGGTCCAACACCCCCTGTCGAGCACCTCGCCCAGGTTACCGTCATAGAGCGGCGTTATGATCAACCCACTGCCGGGCACCGTGCGCACAAGATGGTGAAACTGACGCTGAATCATCTCCAGGTCATCAAAGATATCGGCATGATCGAACTCCAGATTGTTCATCACCAGGGTGCGGGGGCGATAGTGAACAAACTTGGAGCGCTTATCGAAAAATGCGGTGTCATACTCGTCCGCTTCAACGACAAAGAAAGGGGTATCCCCCAGGCGGGCCGACACGCCAAAATTTTCCGGCACACCGCCGATCAGAAACCCCGGCGCCAATCCGGCATGCTCCAGGATCCAGGCCAGCAGACTGGCGGTGCTGGTTTTGCCGTGGGTGCCCGCCACCGCCAGCACCCAACGCCCCTGCAATACATGCTCTGCAAGCCACTGGGGACCGGACGTATATGGAATGCCCTGATCGAGCATCGCCTCAACCGCTGGGTTACCGCGGGACATGGCATTGCCCACCACTACCTGATCCGGCGCCGGTTGCAAGTGCTCGGTTTTATAACCCTCCTGGAGCCGGATGCCTGCCGCCTCGAGTTGTGTACTCATGGGTGGATAGACATTGGCATCAGAACCACTGACCGTATGACCAAGTGAACGCGCCAACAGCGCGATGCCGCCCATGAAGGTGCCGCAGATACCGAGGATATGAATGTGCATCAGGTTACCGGAAAGAGTCTGACTACCATCGACCAGGCAAGCATTGTATAGAGCACCCCCAGGGCCACCCCGATATTCAGAGTCAGGCCAAAGGTGTGGCGAATGATGTGTCCCAGCACCACGATGCTCCAGATAATCAGCAACAGCAGCAACAGGCCCGCTTCAGTGGAATCACTGCGGTGACTCCAGGCCACCAGGGGCAGGGCCAGCAGGCCGAGCAGCAGCCCACTGCCCATCAGGGCGGTGGCCGACTGTTGAAATCGTCCTCTCAGACGGCGGGTTCGCAACGCCAGATAGAGAACAGTCAGCATCAGGAAGGTCTCGAAGAGGCTTTCAATCAGCGCCAGGCCTGGGCCGTGCCTCGCGTCAACGATCATCAGCAGACTGACCAGGATATTCAGCAGAAATGTCCCTGCCAGAATAACGCCGGACGCCGGCAGGTCCTGTGGCGCAGCACGCAACAGACAGAGATCGACAAAAAAGTTGAGCAACGCCTTCATTCAGCTCCCGCCTGAATTCATCCAGTGACGCATCATACCATCAGCCCGGGAACGATCTATTCTTCTGCATCTACCCGAACAGATTGGCCATCCTTCATCTCCGCATCAGGCACTGAAACAACCCGCTGTCCTCCACTGAGTCCTTCCAATATTTCCAACTGGCGGTCATTGCGCAGGCCCAATTTCACGACACGGCGTTTGAGCCTATTGCCCTCGATGAGAAACACATAATGAGACCCATTCACAGCCTGCAGCACGCTGAAACGGGGCAGCATCAACGTGTTCTGGCTGCTACCGGTGTGGAAACGTGCCTGTAACCGGTAACCAACCCCTATCTTGTCAGGATGCTCAGACAGGCCAACCACTACATTGACCCGCTGCTGCTCCACCCCGAGAGATGAGCGCTTGGTAAAACCCGCCGGCTCAATCCGCTTCACTACGCCTTGGAGGCGCATATCACCCGCCGTCAATTCAACGGAAGTCCCAACACTGAGCCGCATGGCATCACGGGTCAGCAGATCACTCACTACCTCAATATCGGCAGGGTCCCCGATTTCCAGCAACAATTGTCCAACTAGAAGACTCCCCTCCCCTTCACTATAACGGTGCAGCACCACACCACTCACCGGGGCGCGGAGCTGCGCCAGATCAAGCTGATACTCTGCCCGCGCCAACCGGGTGCGGGCTTGGGCCAACTGCTGCAGGCTCACCTCACGCTCAAGCTGTTTTCGGCCCAGCCACTGCTCGACATACTTTGGTCCCAGCTTGATCGCGGTAAAGAGGGTATTCAGCGCTGCCTGGATAAACTCTTCCTGCTTGAGGGAGATTTGTGCCGTCTGCGCTGCCAGTACCGCATTATCCAGCTCCTGCTGCGAAACACTGCCCTCCTTCGCAAGCTGGGTGTTCCGCTCCCTCACCTTTTCAGCCCAGGCAACCCGCACCTTCTCTGCATCGACTTGGGCATCCGCCGCACGCAGAGCATCCCGGGTGGCCTCCACCGTTGCGGTCATCTCAATTGCCAGGGTCTTTTCGATCTCATCATAGGCATTGATGCGCAGCTGTTGCTCCATCTCTGACACCGCCGCCTGCGCCTCCTCGACGCGCAGTTCAAAAGGGAAACGGTCAATCATCGCCAGCGGCTGCCCGACCTCGACCCTGTCCCCCGGCAGCAGGTCGACATGACCGATGCGCCCTTCCACCGGCATGGTCACACGATAAGTGCGGGCCAGCCGGGTCCGGGCCGGTTCAGTGAACATGCTGGAGATTCCGCCTTGCACCGGCGTCACTGCCACCACTTCCAGCTGCTGACCACAACCCGACAACAGCAACAGGCTGAACGTTACGAAACTTCCGATGACAACAGTTGGCTTAGACATGGTTACTCCTTGACCTTGAGGCTTTCCAGCCAGTCGAGCCGGGACAGGATACGAAAAACGAGCCACTGCGCCAGCAGGACGAACAGCAGCATCAGCAGCGCGCTGACCACCAGAGAACCTGGCAAAATCACTGCGGGAAACCGGTAGAGTTCAGTGCTGTAGAGCAGCGACAGCCCTTCACTCAACTTTACCCCGGCGTAGAGCCCAAGCAGAATCCCTATCCCGTTCAGAAGCAGGCTCTCTCCGGCAAACAGGCTGGTGACCTGCAGAGGGGTATATCCCAATACCCGCAGGGTGCCTACCTCCCGTTCCCGTTCACTCAATGAGACCAGCGCAGTGTTGAGCACACTACCGAAGGCGATCATGCCGGCGAAAACCACCATCACCACAATTATGCTGCCCATGGTCTCGCCGAAGGTGGCGTCAAGTTGCGCCAACGCATGCCGACGCTCACTCAACCCCAGAATCGCCGGGCGCTCTCTAATCCGGGAGAGCAGTTTTTCACTCATTTCCCCGCCCACGCTGTTGGCCAGAAAACGGTTTGCCACCTGCTCTTCACCCAGCAGGCGGCTCAGATAACCGATATCAGCATAAGCGGAGAGACCGAGAAAACTTTCGACCACCGCACTCACCTCAGCCACCACCTGTTCACGGCGCCCTGTAAGCGGCCTCAGGGTCACACTGTCACCCGGCTTCAGTTCGAGAATCTCGGCAAGCTTGCGGGTCAACACCAGTCCCTGTGAAGGCACATCAACCCTTTTCCCGAACTGGTCCAGGGGGGTATGCAGGCGATTGTCCGTCGGCAGACCTGTAATGGCGATACGCTTCTGGCGCGCCCCGTTAGTCAGGTCGCAGGCAACCAGCAGCTCCGGCTGGGCCAGGGTAATCCCGTGCAGACTTTCGATCTCCGTCAAAGTCTGCAGATCAACCGGTTCACGCAGACCGATGCTCAGATCCTGATGGGAGACCCGCTCAAACTCATAACCCATCAGGTAGTCCAGTGCATCGACCATGCTCAAGGTCGTGAACACCAACGCGGTGGCGATCAGGCTGGCAAACAGACTCACCAGCGAACGGAAGGGATTGCGAAACACCGAGCGCAGGATCGAGCGCCAGCGAAAATTCAGTCGCCCCCAGAGAAATCCCAGTTGTTCCAGCAGAATGTGGCCGCCTGCCTGGGGGGCCGGAGGGCGCATAGCCTCCGCAGGCTGCAAACGAGTCGCCCGCCAGACACCATAACCACTACCGGCAAGGGCAAACAGCAGGCTGATCATCAATCCAACCAGGGCGATATCTCCATAGAAGTGGTAGACAAGCCCCGGCAGTTCGTAAAACTCACGATAGATCGCCACCATCTCCGACTGCAACCAGACACCAAGCGCTATGCCCAACAGGCCGCCAACACAACCCACCACCACGCCATAGGAGAGGTAGTGCCGGATCAGGCTGAAACGATCATACCCCAGAGCGCGCAAGGTACCGATGATCGATCGCTGTTGGTTCACCAGGCGACCAATCAACACATTGAGCACCAAAGCACCCACGCCGAGAAAGATCATCGGCAGGATTCTCGACTGCACCTCAAGCCCTGCAAGTTCATCCTGCAGGAAACGGAACGAGGCCTGCTCGGAGATCGGGGTGGTCAGGGTCACGCCAAAGGGGTCGAGCCGCAGTGCTATCGCCAACAGGACGTTCTTCACCTGCGTGGCATGTCGGCTACTGAGTCGTCCGAGCAGTTGATTATAGGCCCCGTCCAGATCACTTCTCGCCTGCAGATAGCGCTCACCAAGATAGATCACGCCAAAACGCGCCGGATCGGGCGCCAGCCCACCGCTGGCCGGGATCAGGTAGACAAACTCGGGTGACTGGGCAGTCCCTACCACCAGCAACTCCTGCCGGCTTTCGAGCAGCAGTACACCGATCCGATCACCCGGTTTCAATCCGTGGGCCACTGCGAAGGCATGATTGAGAATAACTTCAGCCTCCCCGGGGGCGGAGATAGTACTACCGGAGCGCATCATAAGATCATTGAACCGGGGGCTTGCATAATCCGGCAGAGATAGGGCAACCCCCTCAATCGGCCGCACGACGCCAGGCAGATCGATCATCACCGATTGTGAAATCCGCCCCTCTATACTCACCACCCCGTCGAGTCTTACGATCTCCTCCACCGCCCATGAAGGGGCACGCTTCAGATCCACCACAAAGTCGCTCAGGCGATAATCTCGATAGTAGGCGTCTCTGGCACCACCCATATCGCGCCAGACACCCGCCATCCCGACATAGGCACCGACACCAATCGCAATCACCGCAAACAGGGTCAGAAGCTGCCCTTTGCGCCGCCAGAGGTCGCGTATCAATTTATGGCGCAGCACCCGGCTCACCAGGTGACCTCATCCACCGGAACCGGCCTGGCATTCTCCTGCAGCGAATGGATACCCCCGTCCCGGATGGTGGCAATCCGATCGCCAATACCGGCAATCGCGCTATTGTGGGTAATCAACACCAGGGTCTTGCCCAACTCCTCCTTCAGACGTATCAGCAGCGCCAGAACCTGACGGCTGGTGGCCAGATCCAGCGCACCAGTCGGCTCATCACAGAGCAGCAGTTTTGGATTGCCCGCCAGGGCGCGGGCAATGGCGACGCGCTGCTGCTCCCCACCACTCATCTGCGAGGGGAAGTGATTTTCATATCCAGCCAGCCCCACAAGCGCCAGCGCTTCCCCAGGATCAAGCGGATCGCTGGCTATCTCCGTGGCAACCTGGACATTCTCAAGCGCCGTCAACATCGGCGCCAGGTTGTAGAATTGAAAGACAAAACCAACCTGGTGCCGCCGGTATTCAGTCAACGCCTGATCCGTCGCCTGCGCCAGATCTCTCCCTTCGTACAGCACTCTCCCGCTGGTGGGATGATCCATGCCGCCGATAAGGTTGAGCAGGGTGCTCTTACCCGAACCACTCGGACCGATGATGACCATGAACTCACCGTCGAGAATATCAAGAGATGCATCCCGCAGCGCCGGAACCTCCACCTCTCCCATGCGAAAGATACGACTGGCATTTCTCACGGATAACAAAACCTTCCGTTCCATTGGCATCCATATTTTTGCAGGGTGGTCAGCTCAGATTATAGGCCACGAAGCCTCATGCAGGCAGGATCATGCGTAGCGGATCAGGCGCAAGTATTGGCCTGACAAGAATGCTTGCCGGTTCCACTACGCTTGAACCGGCCTACCCAGAATCAATATTCAAAACAATAAAAAAGGCCGACAGAGACTGCCGGCCTTAAATGAGGCTGTTACACCTCAAGAGGGTTTATGGTTATTCAGTCGGCAGCAGCTGCCTCCGGCTCGTTCTGACCTACAAAGAAGCTGGCGATGTAGAGCAGCAACCCTATCAGGAATACCACGCCGGCAATCTCACGCAGCCAGTAGAACAGTGCGATCTGATCCTGCACCGCCATGAACGACTGCGGGTTTTCGCCCATACGCTGCAGATAGGACTGCAGGATACCCGCGCCGGTCAGGAACAGGGTGATGAACACGATAGACACCGTCATCAGCCAGAACGACCACATCTCCACCACCTGCGACTTCGCCGGATTTGCAGCGTTGCGGCCGCGCAGCAGAGGCATCGCGTAGGAGATCATTGTCAGGCTGATCATCACATAGGCACCGTAGAACGCCATGTGACCATGAGCCGCAGTGATCTGCGTACCGTGAGTGTAATAGTTCACCGGGGAGAGGGTATGCAGGAAACCCCACACGCCAGCGCCCAGGAATGCCATCACAGCAGTACCCAACGCCCACAGGATCGCAGCCTTGTTGGGGTGCTCACGGCGACGCTTGTTCACCATATTGAAGGCAAACACGGTCATCATGAAGAAGGGGATCGGCTCCATTGCGGAGAAGATCGAACCCCACCACTGCCAGTACTCGGGAGTACCGATCCAGAAGTAGTGATGACCGGTACCGATGATGCCGGTGATCAGGGTCATGGCGATAATGATATAGAGCCACTTCTCGATCACCTCACGGTCGACGCCGGTGGTCTTGATCAGCACGAAGGCGAGGATGGCACCAAGGATCAACTCCCAGACACCCTCAACCCACAGATGCACGGTCCACCACCAGAAGAACTTATCCATAACCACATTGGTCGGATTGTAGAAGGCGAACAGGAAGAACACCGCCAGACCAACCAAGCCCAGCAACAGCACCAGATTCACCACGGTCTTGCGACCCTTCAGGATGGTCATGCCGATATTGAACAGGAACGCCAGGGCAACTATGACGATACCCAGCTTGGTAATGGTCGGCTGCTCCAGGAACTCACGTCCCATGGTAGGCAGCAGCTTATTCATGGTCAGTTCCGCCAGGGTGGCGTAGGGCACCAGCAGGTAGCCCGCCACGGTCAGCGCCGCAGCCACCAGGAAGATCCAGAACATCAACGTCGCCAGCCAAGGGGCAAAGAGTTCAGTCTCAGCCTCTTCCGGCACCAGATAGTAGGCCGCGCCCATAAAGGCCATCAGCAGCCAGACGATCAGCGCGTTAGTGTGGACCATACGGGCCACGTTGAACGGAATCTCGGGGAACAGAAAATCCCCCATTACGTACTGCAGGCCGATGATCAGGCCGAACAGGATCTGTGCCGCAAACAGGGCGATGGCTGCGATAAAATAGAGCTTCGCAACCGATTGTGATTGATACTTCATCGTTATCCTCTCCCCTTAACCCTGGATATTCGGTGGCCAGTTGGCTGTGTTGATTTCTGAAACATACTTCAGAAACT from Gammaproteobacteria bacterium (ex Lamellibrachia satsuma) harbors:
- a CDS encoding diguanylate cyclase, with amino-acid sequence MMKLTHQYLLGLGLLVAVFGLVIFGIWHQLYSSQQQALLTQSGLLLNRQITQFELAFEEIHSDLRYLANISHIRNLLREENQAHEIRSASRELLGFSTKKKRYDQIRFIDNQGMERIRINYNNGVPETAPQESLQSKVHRYYFTEAIGIAPDHIYTSRFDLNMEHGEVEVPLKPMIRFATPVTDSTGKRIGVLVLNYLGRQLLSDLQENVSGFEGHALLLNKQGGYIISHIRELAWNFMFPNQPQVDFQAAFPDAWSHIQAEGNGQYISPKGLFSFARHSSHRQLPPSDTPGDRSDHLFILVHYIAENQLRRRTTRELQELLPALALFALVLAIAIGFLLWNRSKQKQSEQQILHLHQAISDERDLFMGGPTTIIRWRYAFGWPVDYISTNVESLLGYPAARFFSGELTLSSIIAPDFLQQVADETEQTRSLSSSWFERTPYQVVTASGERLWIQDTTTVIRDQQGRITHFFAYINDITPLKNAEEQLTRSRDYIQKVLDTIADPTLVIDINDYSLQLSNQSARNTYCGGNKIPAGSTCFRLSHKRDTPCRGKHDPCPIEAIRKTGEAASVIHKHFSNDGEVIYAEVSATPVFDETGQVAQIIESHRDITHHVEIQNQLKQLAATDRLTNIYNRMKFDDELESQIRWARETGNPLSLIMFDIDHFKSVNDTFGHDVGDEVLKQMVSIVQQRIRKSDILARWGGEEFMIITPLADAEVSRNIAEHLRAWISDHSFTTAGRITASFGASSLKAKDTAETLTKRVDAALYASKQNGRNQTTLIN
- a CDS encoding cytochrome c, whose product is MNKTIKFLGTLTAAALLTGCGASEYSPSITTTPAEMFADGCQSCHGEKGTGKFGLLLRLAGSDESIEHIAAKIEKGGMVMSSFPGINTAQRLALATYIKTL
- a CDS encoding UbiX family flavin prenyltransferase is translated as MEPKDGPISLAITGASGSAYALRLLECLIGAGRNVYLMVSQAGQIVLKMESDLELPAQPTEAQKILAQRFNAAEGQLQVFGRQQWMAPVASGSNPPAAMVVCPCTTGSLSAIACGASNDLIERSADVMLKERRKLILVVRETPFSEIHLENMLKLARMGAVILPANPGFYNNPESVDDIVDFMVARVLDHLGVENALLPRWGG
- the mpl gene encoding UDP-N-acetylmuramate:L-alanyl-gamma-D-glutamyl-meso-diaminopimelate ligase — its product is MHIHILGICGTFMGGIALLARSLGHTVSGSDANVYPPMSTQLEAAGIRLQEGYKTEHLQPAPDQVVVGNAMSRGNPAVEAMLDQGIPYTSGPQWLAEHVLQGRWVLAVAGTHGKTSTASLLAWILEHAGLAPGFLIGGVPENFGVSARLGDTPFFVVEADEYDTAFFDKRSKFVHYRPRTLVMNNLEFDHADIFDDLEMIQRQFHHLVRTVPGSGLIITPLYDGNLGEVLDRGCWTPVEYFDPELEAYWHAENNSRDGSRFDVVCNGERVGRVNWDLIGRHNVSNALAALAAARHAGVPPKTAIEALSDFRNVKRRMELRGEIGGVRVYDDFAHHPTAIETTLQGLRDQVGDARIIAVLEPRSNTMKRGVHADRLAGALKAADRVLLCAPDDLTWDATAVLRPLGGTVAVFNEVQAIIDSIAEMVEPGDHLLVMSNGGFEGIHQRLLDVLGKDRG
- a CDS encoding HlyD family efflux transporter periplasmic adaptor subunit is translated as MSKPTVVIGSFVTFSLLLLSGCGQQLEVVAVTPVQGGISSMFTEPARTRLARTYRVTMPVEGRIGHVDLLPGDRVEVGQPLAMIDRFPFELRVEEAQAAVSEMEQQLRINAYDEIEKTLAIEMTATVEATRDALRAADAQVDAEKVRVAWAEKVRERNTQLAKEGSVSQQELDNAVLAAQTAQISLKQEEFIQAALNTLFTAIKLGPKYVEQWLGRKQLEREVSLQQLAQARTRLARAEYQLDLAQLRAPVSGVVLHRYSEGEGSLLVGQLLLEIGDPADIEVVSDLLTRDAMRLSVGTSVELTAGDMRLQGVVKRIEPAGFTKRSSLGVEQQRVNVVVGLSEHPDKIGVGYRLQARFHTGSSQNTLMLPRFSVLQAVNGSHYVFLIEGNRLKRRVVKLGLRNDRQLEILEGLSGGQRVVSVPDAEMKDGQSVRVDAEE
- a CDS encoding ABC transporter permease translates to MSRVLRHKLIRDLWRRKGQLLTLFAVIAIGVGAYVGMAGVWRDMGGARDAYYRDYRLSDFVVDLKRAPSWAVEEIVRLDGVVSIEGRISQSVMIDLPGVVRPIEGVALSLPDYASPRFNDLMMRSGSTISAPGEAEVILNHAFAVAHGLKPGDRIGVLLLESRQELLVVGTAQSPEFVYLIPASGGLAPDPARFGVIYLGERYLQARSDLDGAYNQLLGRLSSRHATQVKNVLLAIALRLDPFGVTLTTPISEQASFRFLQDELAGLEVQSRILPMIFLGVGALVLNVLIGRLVNQQRSIIGTLRALGYDRFSLIRHYLSYGVVVGCVGGLLGIALGVWLQSEMVAIYREFYELPGLVYHFYGDIALVGLMISLLFALAGSGYGVWRATRLQPAEAMRPPAPQAGGHILLEQLGFLWGRLNFRWRSILRSVFRNPFRSLVSLFASLIATALVFTTLSMVDALDYLMGYEFERVSHQDLSIGLREPVDLQTLTEIESLHGITLAQPELLVACDLTNGARQKRIAITGLPTDNRLHTPLDQFGKRVDVPSQGLVLTRKLAEILELKPGDSVTLRPLTGRREQVVAEVSAVVESFLGLSAYADIGYLSRLLGEEQVANRFLANSVGGEMSEKLLSRIRERPAILGLSERRHALAQLDATFGETMGSIIVVMVVFAGMIAFGSVLNTALVSLSEREREVGTLRVLGYTPLQVTSLFAGESLLLNGIGILLGLYAGVKLSEGLSLLYSTELYRFPAVILPGSLVVSALLMLLFVLLAQWLVFRILSRLDWLESLKVKE
- a CDS encoding ABC transporter ATP-binding protein, coding for MERKVLLSVRNASRIFRMGEVEVPALRDASLDILDGEFMVIIGPSGSGKSTLLNLIGGMDHPTSGRVLYEGRDLAQATDQALTEYRRHQVGFVFQFYNLAPMLTALENVQVATEIASDPLDPGEALALVGLAGYENHFPSQMSGGEQQRVAIARALAGNPKLLLCDEPTGALDLATSRQVLALLIRLKEELGKTLVLITHNSAIAGIGDRIATIRDGGIHSLQENARPVPVDEVTW
- a CDS encoding nitric-oxide reductase large subunit; the protein is MKYQSQSVAKLYFIAAIALFAAQILFGLIIGLQYVMGDFLFPEIPFNVARMVHTNALIVWLLMAFMGAAYYLVPEEAETELFAPWLATLMFWIFLVAAALTVAGYLLVPYATLAELTMNKLLPTMGREFLEQPTITKLGIVIVALAFLFNIGMTILKGRKTVVNLVLLLGLVGLAVFFLFAFYNPTNVVMDKFFWWWTVHLWVEGVWELILGAILAFVLIKTTGVDREVIEKWLYIIIAMTLITGIIGTGHHYFWIGTPEYWQWWGSIFSAMEPIPFFMMTVFAFNMVNKRRREHPNKAAILWALGTAVMAFLGAGVWGFLHTLSPVNYYTHGTQITAAHGHMAFYGAYVMISLTMISYAMPLLRGRNAANPAKSQVVEMWSFWLMTVSIVFITLFLTGAGILQSYLQRMGENPQSFMAVQDQIALFYWLREIAGVVFLIGLLLYIASFFVGQNEPEAAAAD